The following are encoded together in the Iodobacter fluviatilis genome:
- a CDS encoding GumC family protein, with amino-acid sequence MIDIRSFRDILRLFYIFKKEFMWAMIATTILIVLAAFFLPSRYVSESRLLVKPGRAMSTVPIEYSDRQTLVAPSTQRDPIVDEEKMLTGRPIIRKVAEFYINEMNENTEKTVWKLIKYYIKQGMNNVIEGVRSIGVFVGLAEKQTPVERLASKLEKQFSVSHEAGSSVMEISFTWDNPLIAQRVVNKWIAIYQEERAQKLANNSLYEFYEVESQRLAKQVVETKSQITEKLKLIDGVSSKERLESLTDRINKVSAQRGEASAEQQGLEKGIISASRRAAGLPQEVSKEREVGLNPVQQDLKLKLSGLVLERIEKLKNYQDQAPPVLELNNSIRILKEQIAEQKDNLQRSENLVPNELVTMLKRSALERDTRQSELKAQIAAYDQQLLKLKQERQRILSVDPELSRLERDLAVAEKNYLLYVNSLEKSRIDRELDNSRISNIAVIEQATFTPSRVFPKSLLMLFMALPAGIAVGFFVIYLCYLLDQRIHDGGKVQSHFDVPLWTTIMEHEGNKIVPSFEASIYRLYSQLPLDVLKQRGLNIGITSSRKGEGVSFIMMHFQRILTERGIKSRIADNESATADEVVLIDASALLVNPDAFIRLKQADLILMVIEAGQSTVPMVENTLSILNTAFKKVDGVIINRRRFEISSGLLNRISR; translated from the coding sequence ATGATTGATATCAGGTCTTTTCGCGATATTCTGCGGCTTTTTTACATCTTTAAAAAAGAATTTATGTGGGCGATGATCGCCACAACAATATTAATTGTACTGGCTGCTTTTTTTCTGCCATCTCGTTATGTTTCTGAGTCTCGCCTTTTGGTAAAACCAGGTCGGGCAATGAGCACGGTACCAATTGAGTACAGTGACCGGCAGACCTTAGTTGCGCCTAGCACGCAGCGTGACCCTATTGTTGATGAAGAAAAAATGTTAACTGGTCGGCCTATTATTCGCAAAGTGGCTGAATTTTATATTAATGAAATGAATGAGAATACAGAAAAAACAGTTTGGAAACTGATTAAATATTATATTAAGCAGGGCATGAATAACGTTATTGAAGGCGTACGCTCTATTGGGGTTTTTGTTGGCTTAGCAGAAAAACAAACGCCCGTTGAACGCCTTGCTAGTAAATTAGAAAAACAATTTTCTGTGAGCCATGAGGCCGGTTCATCGGTAATGGAAATCAGTTTTACCTGGGATAATCCATTAATTGCTCAGCGCGTTGTGAATAAGTGGATTGCTATTTATCAAGAGGAGCGTGCTCAGAAGCTTGCAAATAATAGCTTGTATGAGTTTTATGAAGTCGAAAGCCAGCGCTTAGCAAAGCAGGTAGTGGAAACAAAATCACAAATTACTGAAAAGCTAAAACTCATTGATGGAGTGAGTAGCAAAGAGAGGCTGGAAAGCTTAACGGATAGAATTAATAAAGTGTCTGCTCAGCGTGGGGAAGCCAGTGCCGAACAGCAGGGCTTAGAAAAAGGTATTATCAGCGCTAGTCGCCGCGCGGCAGGGTTGCCACAGGAGGTCAGTAAAGAGCGTGAAGTGGGGCTGAATCCTGTGCAGCAGGATTTAAAACTCAAGCTAAGTGGCTTAGTTTTAGAGCGGATTGAAAAATTAAAAAATTATCAGGATCAAGCACCTCCCGTACTGGAATTAAATAACAGCATTCGCATATTAAAAGAGCAGATTGCTGAGCAAAAAGACAATTTGCAGCGCTCAGAAAATCTCGTTCCCAATGAGCTTGTAACGATGTTAAAACGCTCGGCACTGGAGCGGGATACTAGGCAAAGTGAATTAAAGGCGCAAATTGCCGCATATGATCAGCAGCTGCTTAAGCTAAAGCAAGAGCGGCAGCGTATTTTATCCGTTGACCCTGAGCTCTCGAGATTAGAGCGTGATTTGGCAGTGGCAGAAAAAAATTACTTACTGTATGTCAATAGCCTTGAGAAATCTAGAATTGACCGCGAATTAGATAATAGCCGTATCAGCAACATTGCAGTCATTGAGCAGGCTACTTTTACACCGTCTCGTGTATTTCCTAAAAGTTTATTAATGCTATTTATGGCGTTGCCCGCAGGTATAGCCGTCGGCTTCTTTGTGATTTATCTCTGCTATTTACTAGACCAGCGTATTCATGACGGCGGTAAAGTGCAGTCGCATTTTGACGTGCCTTTATGGACAACCATCATGGAGCATGAAGGAAATAAAATTGTACCGTCTTTTGAGGCGAGTATTTATCGACTTTATAGTCAGCTGCCGCTGGATGTTTTAAAGCAGCGGGGCCTAAATATTGGTATTACATCATCGAGAAAAGGTGAGGGTGTTAGTTTTATTATGATGCATTTTCAGCGTATTTTAACTGAGCGCGGAATTAAAAGCCGTATTGCTGATAATGAATCCGCTACTGCTGACGAGGTGGTTTTAATTGATGCCTCTGCTTTATTAGTGAACCCAGATGCTTTTATTCGATTAAAGCAAGCGGATTTGATATTAATGGTTATAGAGGCGGGTCAGTCAACGGTACCTATGGTTGAAAATACCTTATCTATTTTAAATACAGCGTTTAAGAAAGTAGATGGTGTGATTATTAATCGGCGGCGCTTTGAAATATCTTCGGGTTTACTTAACCGTATTTCCCGATAA
- a CDS encoding GH39 family glycosyl hydrolase — protein sequence MHFKNGCVACLLFLLACSVLAAETRLVAPRPVVWRDFLGVNAHFLWFSPPQAALQMDRLRDLGLEWTRVDLHWDRHETKENDYLFKPIDTVVDALKDKQLKSVFYLVGSAPFASSAPALAGNKDQYPPKDYEVFAKRMGMLAKRYPSVDAWQVWNEPNLPAFWRPAENAADYGRLLQSSVRVLKQIAPAKPVVMAGMAYYSQMPVKGGLMLEELGKMGALGLGAIVAYHPYSQEPEGDDVKERDFILRSKEINQRLRAMKVPGIWATEWGWSSYAGPKEEQSLIGEVGQADYLLRRLVLMSVSDFDRVFLFALSDLDSRAGVRDRSYGLLDLHGKPKPAYKALAQFLKITGPSLFPGEAPSYKGSINGLYSIAWKKPDGSKLWMFWADEPGVIDVAIAQGATLYQPLTGAKTALKSGRLAVTHQLQILEWR from the coding sequence ATGCACTTTAAAAATGGTTGTGTTGCCTGCTTATTGTTTTTGCTGGCTTGCTCGGTGCTTGCGGCAGAAACGCGGCTTGTCGCGCCTCGGCCTGTCGTTTGGCGGGATTTTTTAGGTGTTAATGCGCACTTTTTATGGTTTAGCCCTCCGCAGGCAGCCTTGCAGATGGACAGGCTGCGGGATCTTGGCTTGGAGTGGACACGGGTAGATTTACACTGGGATAGGCATGAAACCAAAGAAAATGACTATCTCTTTAAGCCCATAGATACTGTGGTCGATGCTTTGAAAGACAAGCAGTTAAAATCAGTTTTTTATTTGGTTGGTTCGGCACCTTTTGCCAGCAGTGCACCGGCTCTGGCAGGCAATAAAGACCAGTATCCACCAAAAGATTATGAGGTTTTTGCAAAGCGCATGGGCATGCTGGCTAAGCGTTACCCTTCGGTGGATGCTTGGCAGGTATGGAATGAGCCTAATTTACCGGCCTTCTGGCGGCCCGCTGAAAATGCTGCAGATTATGGCAGGCTGCTGCAGTCTTCGGTGCGTGTGCTCAAGCAGATCGCACCAGCCAAGCCGGTTGTGATGGCGGGTATGGCCTATTACAGCCAGATGCCGGTTAAAGGGGGGCTAATGCTGGAAGAGCTGGGCAAAATGGGTGCGCTAGGGCTGGGGGCGATTGTTGCTTATCACCCCTATAGCCAAGAGCCTGAGGGGGACGATGTCAAAGAGCGTGATTTTATTTTGCGTTCTAAAGAAATTAACCAGCGTTTACGCGCCATGAAAGTGCCAGGAATCTGGGCGACAGAGTGGGGCTGGTCTAGCTATGCAGGGCCTAAGGAAGAGCAAAGCCTGATTGGTGAAGTTGGACAGGCAGATTATCTTTTACGCAGGCTGGTGCTGATGAGTGTTTCCGATTTTGATCGGGTATTTTTGTTTGCGCTGTCTGATTTAGATAGCCGTGCGGGCGTGCGTGATCGTAGCTATGGCCTGCTGGATTTACATGGTAAACCTAAGCCTGCCTATAAGGCGCTAGCGCAATTTCTAAAAATTACTGGTCCTAGCCTGTTTCCTGGAGAGGCACCAAGCTATAAAGGCTCGATTAATGGCCTGTACAGCATTGCATGGAAAAAACCTGATGGCAGTAAGCTCTGGATGTTTTGGGCGGATGAGCCGGGCGTGATTGATGTAGCTATCGCTCAAGGTGCAACGCTGTATCAGCCGCTCACTGGCGCTAAAACAGCCTTAAAGTCAGGCCGTCTGGCCGTGACGCATCAACTGCAAATATTGGAATGGCGCTAA
- a CDS encoding DUF3833 domain-containing protein: protein MKKSLLAALCGMLTACASPDVQQYQKSEPKLDLAQYFVGRTDAWGMFQKRSGEVVKRFYVEMIGTQNQGKLVLDERFKYDDGTTQQRIWTLVQQADGNWRGTADDVKGEAIGKISGNALNWQYTMFLPVDGKTYEVQFDDWMFLIDSKSMMNRASMQKFGFELGQVTLFFKKRD from the coding sequence ATGAAAAAATCTCTACTAGCAGCACTTTGCGGCATGCTCACCGCTTGTGCATCACCTGATGTGCAGCAATATCAAAAATCTGAACCCAAGCTGGATTTGGCTCAGTACTTTGTCGGCAGAACGGATGCATGGGGCATGTTTCAAAAGCGCAGCGGCGAAGTGGTGAAGCGTTTTTATGTCGAAATGATTGGCACGCAAAATCAAGGCAAGTTAGTGCTGGATGAACGCTTTAAATATGATGATGGCACAACGCAGCAACGCATCTGGACCTTAGTTCAGCAAGCAGATGGTAACTGGCGGGGAACGGCTGACGACGTTAAAGGCGAAGCAATCGGCAAAATATCTGGCAATGCGCTTAACTGGCAATACACGATGTTTTTACCGGTAGATGGTAAAACCTATGAGGTGCAATTTGATGATTGGATGTTTCTGATTGACAGCAAATCAATGATGAATCGCGCCAGCATGCAAAAATTTGGTTTTGAGCTTGGCCAAGTGACGCTGTTTTTTAAGAAAAGAGACTAA
- a CDS encoding glycosyltransferase family 4 protein, with translation MQIGIDYRPVTAAPYSGIARQVLALEQAILAGENAQLHRFTAAPLGHPHRMLAHCPATASPVYGLHRPRERVNFELRFLPAAIAAAELDIYIATANTGLPVWRAPAHTRYILLLHDVFQLTMANHHSSRLKAMVYRQIDRLGISSSVALADAIWTPSVFTADQARYLFPEAAGKISVLPNAVPALAAPDPLCTFPALPALFWLVVGTREPRKNIPWFVQCWQQARQQNASVPALVLVGSADDLPLELRAADGMYFVSGISDAELLSLYAQTSCLWQPSLAEGFGLPVLEALAQGAAVAVALGSALDEICPTDSPRFSPLDTAGLQQLMLELAVRPQPLRWAARQVWADEFAMPAYTKRVHALLQGVLSMPQ, from the coding sequence ATGCAGATAGGAATTGATTATCGTCCGGTAACCGCAGCGCCTTATTCAGGTATTGCGCGGCAGGTACTGGCACTTGAGCAGGCTATTCTGGCCGGAGAAAACGCGCAGTTACACCGTTTTACCGCTGCGCCGCTGGGCCACCCTCATCGTATGCTGGCGCACTGTCCGGCGACGGCCAGCCCTGTATATGGTCTGCACCGGCCACGGGAGCGGGTGAATTTTGAGCTGCGTTTTTTGCCTGCAGCCATCGCAGCAGCAGAGCTTGATATTTATATTGCTACAGCCAATACCGGCTTGCCAGTGTGGCGAGCTCCGGCACATACCCGCTATATTTTGCTGCTGCACGATGTTTTTCAGCTAACAATGGCTAATCATCACAGCAGCCGCTTGAAGGCGATGGTTTACCGGCAAATTGATCGTTTGGGGATCAGCAGCTCGGTGGCGCTGGCTGACGCAATCTGGACGCCTTCAGTCTTTACTGCCGATCAGGCTCGGTACTTGTTTCCCGAGGCAGCAGGTAAAATTTCTGTGCTGCCCAATGCCGTGCCTGCCCTTGCCGCACCGGATCCGCTGTGTACTTTCCCAGCGCTGCCCGCTTTATTCTGGCTAGTGGTTGGAACCAGAGAGCCGCGTAAGAATATCCCTTGGTTTGTGCAGTGCTGGCAGCAAGCGCGACAGCAGAATGCCAGTGTACCTGCTCTAGTACTGGTTGGCAGTGCTGATGATTTACCCCTTGAGTTGCGTGCTGCGGATGGCATGTATTTTGTATCAGGCATCAGCGATGCCGAATTATTATCGCTGTACGCACAAACCAGCTGTCTGTGGCAGCCATCGCTAGCGGAAGGATTTGGACTGCCAGTGCTTGAAGCGCTAGCGCAGGGCGCTGCGGTGGCCGTTGCCTTGGGTTCGGCTCTGGATGAGATTTGCCCAACAGATAGTCCCCGTTTCTCTCCGCTGGATACCGCTGGTTTACAGCAGTTGATGTTAGAGCTGGCAGTACGTCCTCAGCCCTTACGCTGGGCGGCCCGTCAGGTATGGGCAGATGAGTTTGCCATGCCTGCTTACACAAAGCGGGTGCATGCATTGCTGCAAGGTGTGTTGAGTATGCCGCAATGA
- a CDS encoding glycosyltransferase family 2 protein, with protein sequence MIRTALILPVRNAGPYLDRLLAALAEQTLQPDEWLVIDSQSTDDTVQRFRAAGAKLVTISASQFNHGGTREWARHQVHADVLIYMTQDAIPANRYALQNLRDAILSDDAIAVAYGRQLPRQGAGVLESHARCFNYPAQSRTKHLGDAAELGIKTCFSSDSFAAYRAVALESVGGFPQHIIGTEDAYVAGKMLLNHWLLRYEASAEVYHSHHYTVLQEFRRYFDIGVFYGKESWIAEHFGKASGEGKRFVLSELEALAKSGEYWRAIEVMVRVVFKLAGYRTGHLEKYLPCSLKRHIGMFAGYWK encoded by the coding sequence ATGATCCGCACTGCACTGATTCTGCCTGTACGAAATGCAGGGCCATATTTAGATCGCTTACTGGCGGCTTTAGCTGAGCAAACTCTGCAACCTGATGAGTGGCTAGTTATTGACAGTCAGTCCACTGATGACACAGTGCAGCGCTTTCGTGCAGCAGGGGCTAAATTGGTAACAATTTCAGCCAGTCAGTTTAACCATGGCGGTACACGTGAGTGGGCAAGGCATCAGGTACACGCTGATGTACTGATATATATGACGCAAGATGCAATACCAGCTAACCGTTATGCACTACAAAATCTACGGGATGCAATTTTGTCTGATGATGCAATTGCTGTGGCGTATGGCCGCCAGCTGCCTCGGCAGGGAGCGGGTGTATTGGAAAGCCATGCTCGCTGTTTTAATTATCCTGCTCAGAGCCGTACCAAGCATCTGGGTGATGCGGCTGAATTGGGAATTAAAACCTGTTTCAGTTCAGATTCATTTGCGGCTTATCGCGCAGTGGCTCTGGAGTCTGTTGGAGGCTTTCCGCAGCATATTATTGGTACTGAAGACGCCTATGTTGCGGGAAAAATGCTGCTTAATCATTGGCTGCTTCGCTATGAAGCCAGTGCAGAGGTTTATCACTCGCACCACTATACTGTACTGCAAGAGTTCAGACGCTATTTTGATATTGGCGTTTTTTACGGCAAGGAATCATGGATTGCAGAGCATTTTGGCAAGGCAAGTGGCGAAGGAAAGCGCTTTGTTTTGTCTGAGTTGGAGGCGCTTGCAAAGTCTGGGGAGTATTGGCGGGCGATTGAAGTGATGGTCAGGGTCGTGTTTAAGCTTGCGGGGTATCGCACAGGGCATTTAGAAAAGTATTTACCGTGTTCCTTAAAGCGCCACATTGGCATGTTTGCAGGTTACTGGAAATAA
- a CDS encoding nuclear transport factor 2 family protein: MTKLTALLDWYSQISPQTLPQLGQFYALDARFKDPFNDVQGVAAIEAIFSHMFATTDNPHFIIAERIEQGQQAFITWVFEFNLQGKPYHVSGGSHLVFNMDGDVTLHRDYWDAAEELLQKLPIVGVPIRWLRRQFKCQQSELFADK, encoded by the coding sequence ATGACTAAATTGACCGCATTACTAGACTGGTATAGCCAAATTAGCCCACAAACATTGCCGCAATTAGGGCAGTTTTATGCGCTTGATGCTCGTTTTAAAGATCCATTTAACGATGTGCAAGGTGTGGCGGCTATAGAGGCTATTTTTAGCCATATGTTTGCTACCACGGACAACCCGCACTTTATTATTGCGGAGCGGATTGAACAAGGGCAGCAAGCATTTATCACTTGGGTATTTGAATTTAATCTGCAAGGCAAGCCTTACCATGTCAGCGGTGGCTCACATTTGGTTTTTAATATGGATGGTGATGTCACGCTTCACCGCGATTATTGGGATGCCGCGGAAGAGTTACTGCAAAAATTGCCGATTGTCGGTGTACCCATTCGTTGGCTACGCCGTCAGTTTAAATGCCAACAGTCTGAACTGTTTGCTGACAAGTAA
- a CDS encoding polysaccharide biosynthesis/export family protein, whose protein sequence is MKKKFCICVLLLSACSTPSSLLLPEQSVLDQKQIELNDISKLPPPVTRVMNGDTLRIVRDAQTPAEKDEMSLFFVRPDGTFSYPYAGLIQATHRTPEDIAEEISKKLSAIYRYPKVTTNIAIAPGNRVFVGGAVRNPSAYELTAAASIEQAIIGAGGVLPSADSHHIALLRMNEEGLYQIYFTDFSQFLLADNNRRGVILQRGDIVFVPKSLLGNAVESVDMYFNQLLPFSKGIGIGFSYDLNKSQSSTTVSIP, encoded by the coding sequence ATGAAAAAAAAGTTTTGTATTTGTGTATTACTGCTGAGTGCCTGCTCTACGCCAAGTAGCCTGCTGTTGCCTGAACAAAGTGTATTAGATCAGAAGCAGATTGAATTAAACGACATCAGTAAGCTGCCTCCTCCGGTAACGAGAGTGATGAATGGCGATACACTGAGGATAGTAAGGGATGCGCAAACGCCTGCTGAAAAAGATGAAATGTCGTTGTTCTTTGTGCGGCCAGATGGCACTTTTTCATATCCTTATGCTGGGCTGATTCAGGCCACTCACCGTACTCCCGAAGATATCGCTGAAGAAATCAGCAAGAAGCTCTCAGCAATTTACCGTTATCCCAAAGTAACCACCAATATTGCTATTGCACCTGGTAACCGTGTGTTTGTCGGCGGAGCTGTGCGCAATCCTTCTGCCTATGAGCTAACGGCGGCAGCGAGTATTGAGCAGGCCATTATCGGTGCAGGTGGTGTATTGCCTTCTGCAGATAGCCATCATATTGCTTTATTAAGGATGAATGAAGAAGGGTTATATCAGATTTATTTTACTGATTTTAGTCAGTTTTTATTGGCCGATAATAACAGACGCGGCGTTATATTGCAGCGTGGTGATATTGTTTTTGTACCCAAATCCCTGCTAGGAAATGCAGTAGAGAGCGTAGATATGTATTTTAATCAGCTGTTGCCTTTCTCAAAAGGTATAGGTATTGGTTTTAGTTATGATTTAAATAAAAGCCAAAGCTCCACAACGGTATCTATCCCATGA
- a CDS encoding SDR family NAD(P)-dependent oxidoreductase, with product MWTPMNPVIPSWLNQRIWLIGASSGIGAELAKQALGAGAHVALSARRLPQLEKIAQSQSKAHVLAFDASEQTAWPAAYAAACAAMGGVDLVVFCAADYRPERSWEVTPAGAAQTLAINLGAVYSGLASILPNMLAQGSGGIALVASVAGYMGLPNATVYGPSKAALINLAEILYSDLHPKGLSVYLINPGFVKTELTAKNAFTMPALQTSEQAATAIWGGISAGQFEIHFPRRFTQVLKLLQLLPYRLRFALFHRFLKLS from the coding sequence ATGTGGACGCCGATGAATCCCGTGATTCCAAGCTGGCTCAATCAGCGTATTTGGCTCATTGGTGCATCTAGCGGAATCGGTGCGGAGTTGGCTAAACAGGCGCTTGGTGCCGGTGCCCACGTTGCTTTGTCGGCAAGACGGCTGCCGCAGTTAGAAAAAATTGCCCAAAGCCAGTCCAAGGCGCATGTTCTTGCTTTTGATGCGAGCGAGCAAACGGCTTGGCCCGCAGCATATGCCGCCGCTTGCGCTGCAATGGGGGGGGTAGATTTAGTTGTTTTTTGTGCCGCCGATTATCGCCCCGAGCGAAGTTGGGAAGTCACTCCTGCCGGTGCTGCACAGACTTTAGCCATTAATCTAGGCGCGGTGTATTCGGGCCTTGCAAGCATCTTGCCAAACATGCTGGCACAAGGCAGCGGCGGGATTGCATTAGTTGCCAGTGTGGCTGGCTATATGGGATTACCCAACGCTACGGTATATGGCCCAAGCAAAGCTGCACTGATCAATTTGGCTGAAATTTTATATAGCGATTTACACCCAAAAGGCTTAAGCGTTTACCTGATTAACCCAGGATTTGTAAAAACCGAGCTGACAGCAAAAAATGCCTTTACGATGCCTGCATTGCAAACCTCGGAGCAAGCCGCTACGGCCATTTGGGGAGGCATCAGCGCTGGGCAATTTGAAATTCATTTCCCACGCCGCTTTACACAAGTTCTTAAGCTACTGCAATTGCTACCCTATCGCTTGCGCTTTGCACTTTTTCACCGTTTTTTGAAACTATCATGA
- a CDS encoding glycosyltransferase family 4 protein, with protein MVHTQSQPRAALLSSTTPPLKILWTLPYLPWPTSSGGKLRQFHLLRTLANKGHCITLLVQSKTPLSASTKAHLETIVDRLIVLPRRPIKHPLTLLAAVFAPYPLLVSVNGFAPALERVFADLLTEDWDVVQIEHSYGLQPFFRHLQQKKQPFLLTEHNVESSIGAATYQQLPIWLRLYIYFDQWRYRRWEKKILGLPYKVAAVTAGDARNLAEHCQREVDVVINGVDTAAFACVQPNLDSQRVLFVGNFEYPPNLDAVAWSLDEILPLVWQQMPDVRFAICGYAMPAAWRERWPDPRIEWQGFVEDLTLEQQQSAVFLAALREGGGSKLKVLEALAAGLPLVSTPQGVSGLALQDGHDYLVGTTATELAQALLQLLHQGELARPMAEAGRYYVCQNNDWQISASQLETLYQKIKYADRN; from the coding sequence ATGGTGCACACACAATCACAGCCCCGCGCCGCCCTGCTGTCATCGACAACTCCACCCTTAAAAATTCTCTGGACCTTACCCTATCTGCCTTGGCCCACCAGTAGTGGCGGAAAGCTACGCCAGTTTCATTTGCTGCGCACATTAGCCAATAAAGGGCACTGCATTACTTTACTGGTGCAAAGTAAGACACCACTGTCGGCGAGTACAAAAGCCCATCTTGAAACGATTGTAGACAGGCTGATTGTATTGCCGCGCAGGCCAATCAAGCACCCGCTCACTCTCTTGGCTGCGGTATTTGCACCTTACCCTTTGTTGGTGAGTGTGAATGGATTTGCTCCTGCACTGGAGCGCGTCTTTGCTGATTTGCTAACCGAAGATTGGGATGTGGTGCAGATAGAGCATAGCTATGGCCTGCAGCCATTTTTCCGGCATCTGCAGCAAAAAAAACAACCTTTTTTACTGACTGAACACAATGTTGAATCATCGATAGGCGCAGCAACTTACCAACAGCTGCCAATTTGGCTGCGGCTTTATATTTACTTTGATCAGTGGCGTTATCGCCGCTGGGAGAAAAAAATATTAGGTTTGCCATATAAGGTGGCCGCAGTAACTGCAGGGGATGCAAGAAACTTGGCTGAACATTGCCAGCGTGAAGTGGATGTGGTGATCAATGGCGTTGATACCGCTGCATTTGCCTGTGTGCAGCCTAATTTAGACAGCCAGCGGGTTTTGTTTGTGGGCAATTTTGAATATCCACCTAACCTAGATGCAGTGGCTTGGAGCCTTGACGAGATTTTGCCTCTGGTTTGGCAGCAGATGCCCGACGTGCGTTTTGCAATTTGTGGCTATGCCATGCCAGCTGCTTGGCGTGAACGCTGGCCAGATCCGCGTATTGAGTGGCAGGGTTTTGTTGAGGATTTAACGCTGGAGCAGCAACAATCAGCGGTGTTTTTGGCGGCACTGCGCGAAGGTGGAGGCTCTAAACTGAAGGTGCTGGAAGCGCTGGCGGCGGGTCTGCCTCTAGTGAGTACGCCTCAGGGGGTATCTGGGCTGGCGCTGCAGGATGGCCATGATTATCTAGTTGGAACAACGGCTACTGAGCTAGCGCAAGCCCTGCTGCAGTTACTACATCAGGGGGAGTTGGCAAGGCCAATGGCAGAAGCAGGACGATATTATGTGTGCCAAAACAATGACTGGCAGATCAGTGCCAGCCAGCTTGAAACTCTCTATCAGAAAATAAAATATGCAGATAGGAATTGA
- a CDS encoding DMT family transporter translates to MTQQQTASIFGLLAVLAWSTVATAFKISLAYLSPAQLVLYASSASLISLLSILMVQSRLKELWPALQKNWRISLLFGAINPFAYYLILFKAYSLLPAQEAQAINYTWALTMALLAVPFLKQALKRSDIFAAVFCYFGVLIIGTRGDVLQLSFSNVGGVVLALISTLLWAIYWIFNTKDQREPVLGLTLNFAISLPLSLSWCALTGELGAIAWQGLAGAAYIGAFEMGFTFVLWLMAMKLTNSTAKIANLIFLAPFVSLFLIWSILGEAIFPSTVLGLLLILLGLLIQKLPVRMK, encoded by the coding sequence TTGACTCAACAGCAAACAGCATCCATCTTTGGCCTGCTTGCCGTACTGGCATGGTCTACCGTGGCAACAGCATTTAAGATTAGCCTAGCTTATTTAAGCCCTGCACAATTAGTTCTCTACGCCAGTAGTGCATCACTTATCTCACTACTATCTATTTTAATGGTGCAAAGCCGATTAAAAGAGCTTTGGCCTGCCTTGCAAAAAAATTGGCGTATTTCACTTTTGTTTGGGGCTATTAATCCTTTTGCCTATTATTTGATTTTATTTAAGGCTTATTCGCTCTTACCTGCTCAGGAAGCACAGGCCATTAATTATACTTGGGCGTTAACTATGGCATTGTTAGCTGTGCCATTTTTAAAGCAGGCTTTAAAAAGAAGCGACATCTTTGCTGCCGTATTTTGTTATTTTGGCGTGCTGATTATTGGTACGCGCGGTGATGTTTTACAGTTGAGCTTTTCTAATGTAGGCGGGGTGGTGCTGGCTTTAATTTCTACCCTATTGTGGGCTATCTATTGGATTTTTAATACTAAAGATCAACGCGAGCCTGTATTGGGTTTAACGCTTAATTTTGCAATATCTTTGCCGCTATCATTATCATGGTGCGCATTAACGGGTGAGCTAGGTGCTATTGCATGGCAGGGATTAGCTGGGGCGGCTTATATAGGTGCATTTGAGATGGGCTTTACTTTTGTGCTGTGGTTAATGGCAATGAAGCTCACGAACAGTACTGCAAAAATAGCTAATCTTATTTTCTTAGCACCATTTGTTTCTCTTTTCTTAATTTGGTCGATCTTGGGCGAAGCCATTTTTCCTTCTACGGTGTTAGGCTTACTGTTGATTTTGCTGGGTTTATTGATTCAGAAGTTACCGGTTCGAATGAAATAA
- a CDS encoding glycosyltransferase, whose product MTFANGSSYLDELKNKIALSGLPDGFVRWQTDVPQEKIAALIQSHHVLILPYQESKKLAYLGQMRGTSGVLSWAAACGRSVVASDARSFSEEVSFGNGAIYAQGDTVALAAELQCLLDQPDLLLERSINAQKLGQARAWPETAKQFKALFGSLVEGK is encoded by the coding sequence ATGACTTTTGCCAATGGTTCGTCTTATCTGGATGAATTAAAAAATAAGATTGCCTTATCTGGCTTGCCTGATGGTTTTGTCCGCTGGCAGACAGATGTGCCACAGGAAAAAATTGCGGCTTTGATCCAGTCTCATCATGTGCTTATTTTGCCATATCAAGAATCTAAAAAACTAGCTTATTTGGGGCAAATGCGTGGAACCAGTGGCGTGTTGTCATGGGCCGCAGCCTGTGGGCGCAGCGTAGTGGCTTCAGATGCTCGTTCTTTTTCTGAAGAAGTTTCATTTGGAAATGGTGCAATTTATGCTCAAGGCGATACGGTGGCCTTAGCGGCTGAGCTGCAATGCCTATTGGATCAGCCTGATCTTTTACTAGAAAGAAGTATCAATGCACAAAAGCTGGGGCAGGCCAGAGCATGGCCTGAAACCGCTAAGCAGTTTAAGGCCTTGTTCGGTAGCCTAGTTGAAGGAAAATAA